From Micromonospora nigra, one genomic window encodes:
- a CDS encoding D-Ala-D-Ala carboxypeptidase family metallohydrolase: MTRRNRILRGLGRALTACTLAAVATVVGVTTTGGAAYADGCYTWGRTLSSGMSGEDVRQLQIRVSGYPGYGGRITIDGVFGPATRSAVIRFQQAYGLGADGIAGPRTFNQIYALQDNDCTPVNFSYAEWNRCNSDWSGGAVPASTARFNALVSMWKLQAMRRALGNVPLYISSGFRSYSCNNAVGGAAGSRHLYGDGVDLVGSPSFCRLAQQARNHGFTNILGPGYPAHNDHTHLGNTPGRSWSAPSCGI, from the coding sequence GTGACACGACGTAACCGGATCCTGCGGGGCCTCGGCCGGGCGCTCACCGCCTGCACACTGGCCGCCGTCGCGACCGTGGTGGGCGTGACCACCACGGGCGGAGCCGCGTACGCCGACGGCTGCTACACCTGGGGCCGCACCCTCTCCTCCGGAATGAGCGGCGAGGACGTCCGGCAACTCCAGATCCGGGTGTCCGGCTATCCCGGATACGGCGGGCGGATCACCATCGACGGGGTGTTCGGCCCGGCGACCCGTTCCGCGGTGATCCGCTTCCAGCAGGCGTACGGCCTCGGTGCCGACGGCATCGCCGGCCCGCGCACCTTCAACCAGATCTACGCGCTCCAGGACAACGACTGCACCCCGGTCAACTTCAGCTACGCCGAGTGGAACCGGTGCAACAGCGACTGGTCCGGCGGTGCCGTCCCGGCGAGCACGGCCCGGTTCAACGCACTGGTCTCGATGTGGAAGCTCCAGGCGATGCGGCGGGCGCTCGGCAACGTGCCGCTCTACATCAGCAGCGGATTCCGCAGCTACTCGTGCAACAACGCGGTCGGCGGGGCGGCCGGCAGCCGGCACCTCTACGGCGACGGCGTGGACCTGGTCGGGTCGCCCTCGTTCTGCCGGCTCGCCCAGCAGGCCCGCAACCACGGCTTCACCAACATCCTCGGCCCCGGCTACCCCGCCCACAACGACCACACCCACCTGGGCAACACGCCGGGCCGGTCCTGGTCCGCGCCCAGCTGCGGGATCTGA
- a CDS encoding HIT family protein, with protein MRDGLDRLWTPHRMTYISGEDRPEGGYDKPSGCPFCLAPGRPAGESLVVARGERVFVVLNLYPYNPGHLLVCPYRHVADYTDLDEPETAELATYTQAAMRVIRAVSSAHGFNLGMNQGGVAGAGIAAHLHQHVVPRWGGDANFMPVIGRTKVLPQLLADTRDLLAGAWPS; from the coding sequence ATGAGGGACGGCCTGGACCGGCTCTGGACACCGCACCGGATGACCTACATCTCCGGCGAGGACCGACCGGAGGGCGGGTACGACAAACCCAGCGGCTGCCCGTTCTGCCTGGCCCCCGGGCGGCCGGCCGGGGAGAGCCTGGTCGTGGCCCGGGGCGAGCGCGTCTTCGTGGTGCTCAACCTCTACCCGTACAACCCCGGCCACCTGCTGGTCTGCCCGTACCGGCACGTCGCCGACTACACCGACCTCGACGAGCCGGAGACGGCCGAGCTCGCCACCTACACCCAGGCGGCGATGCGGGTGATCCGCGCCGTCAGCAGCGCGCACGGGTTCAACCTCGGCATGAACCAGGGCGGGGTGGCCGGGGCCGGCATCGCCGCGCACCTGCACCAGCACGTGGTGCCCCGCTGGGGCGGGGACGCCAACTTCATGCCGGTGATCGGCCGGACGAAGGTGCTGCCCCAACTCCTCGCCGACACCCGCGACCTGCTCGCCGGCGCCTGGCCGTCCTGA
- a CDS encoding aldo/keto reductase — MVMSTRPLGRSGIEVSALGMGCWAISGPWAEGRTPLGGGAVDDEESVRAVRRALDLGVTLFDTADTYGAGHGERILGRALAGRRDEAVIASKWGYTFDEQARQATGMDASPEYLRRAVTDSLRRLDTDRIDLYQLHLADLPVPRAQALIGTLEELVADGLVRAYGWSTDRVDRAAVLGQDAPHAAAVQHALSVLRDAPGLLAVCDKYDLASVNRGALGMGLLTGKYPPGSTLPRDDVRGLTSGWLEWFRGGRPAPEWLRRVESVRAALTADGRTLAQGALGWIWARSDRTVPIPGCRTVAQVEENAAALALGPLAADHFVEVERQLAGLRAAALREVDRPYWPSPMLPTARP; from the coding sequence ATGGTGATGTCGACGCGCCCGCTCGGCCGCAGCGGGATCGAGGTCAGCGCCCTCGGGATGGGCTGCTGGGCGATCAGCGGGCCCTGGGCGGAGGGCCGCACCCCGCTGGGCGGGGGCGCGGTCGACGACGAGGAGTCCGTACGGGCCGTCCGCCGGGCGCTCGACCTCGGCGTGACCCTGTTCGACACCGCCGACACCTACGGCGCGGGGCACGGCGAGCGGATCCTCGGGCGGGCCCTCGCGGGCCGGCGGGACGAGGCGGTCATCGCCTCCAAGTGGGGCTACACGTTCGACGAGCAGGCCCGCCAGGCCACCGGCATGGACGCCTCACCGGAGTATCTGCGGCGGGCGGTGACGGATTCGCTGCGGCGGCTCGACACCGACCGGATCGACCTCTACCAGCTGCACCTGGCCGACCTGCCGGTGCCCAGGGCGCAGGCCCTGATCGGCACCCTGGAGGAACTGGTGGCCGACGGGCTGGTCCGCGCCTACGGGTGGAGCACCGACCGGGTCGACCGGGCGGCCGTCCTCGGACAGGACGCCCCGCACGCCGCCGCCGTGCAGCACGCCCTGTCGGTGCTGCGTGACGCCCCCGGCCTGTTGGCCGTCTGCGACAAGTACGACCTGGCCAGCGTCAACCGGGGCGCGTTGGGAATGGGGCTGCTCACCGGCAAGTACCCGCCCGGCTCGACGCTGCCGCGCGACGACGTGCGGGGGCTGACCTCCGGCTGGCTGGAGTGGTTCCGGGGCGGCCGACCCGCCCCCGAGTGGCTGCGCCGGGTGGAGTCGGTCCGGGCCGCGCTGACCGCCGACGGGCGCACCCTGGCCCAGGGGGCGCTGGGCTGGATCTGGGCCCGCAGCGACCGCACCGTTCCCATTCCGGGCTGCCGCACGGTGGCCCAGGTCGAGGAGAACGCCGCCGCGCTCGCCCTGGGACCGCTGGCAGCCGACCACTTCGTCGAGGTGGAACGGCAGCTCGCCGGGTTGCGCGCGGCGGCCCTGCGGGAGGTGGACCGCCCCTACTGGCCCAGCCCGATGCTCCCCACCGCCCGCCCCTGA
- a CDS encoding elongation factor G-like protein EF-G2, producing the protein MAQKSHDRQPGGTPVVSDPGAVRNVVLVGHSGVGKTTLVEALLAATGTISRPGAVADGTTVCDHDPAAVRQQRSVALACAPLLHDGVKINLLDTPGYADFVGELRAGLRAADAALFVVSAVDGMDAATAALWEECAAVDMPRAVAVSRLDHPRADFDEAVALCQRVFGDNVLPLYLPMLGDDGVSTVGLLGLVSRRVFDYTAGLPADVRDPDPEHLPAIVESRNELIEGIIAESEDETLLDRYLAGEEIGTDILVEDLEKAVARGHFYPVVPVCATTGVGLDVLLEVLTAGFPSPLEHDLPAVTGVDGSPRPPLSCDPGGPLVAEVVKTTIDRHVGRVSLVRVFSGTLRPEQTVHVCGHGMADRGHPDHDADERVGHLYSPLGAVLREVTACVAGDICAITKSGSAETGDTVSAKDDPLLIAPWEMPEPLLPVAIVANTRADEDALARNLARLVAGDPTLRLERNPQTHQLVLWCMGEAHADVVLDRLRAGGVELRTEPVRVALRETFTGPASGHGRHVKQSGGHGQYAVCDIEVEPLPRGAGFEFVDRIVGGAVPHQYVPSVEKGVRAQLERGLVAGYEVVDLRVTLVDGKAHSVDSSDAAFQTAGALALRDAAGKGQPTLLEPVDEVLVRVPDHNVGAVLGDLSGRRGRVLGTEADPAAEGRSLVRAEVPATELLRYAVELRALTAGAGTFRRRFVRYDPMPPHLADQHRHDHTP; encoded by the coding sequence ATGGCGCAGAAGAGTCACGACAGGCAACCCGGCGGCACGCCGGTGGTCAGCGACCCCGGCGCGGTGCGCAACGTGGTGCTGGTGGGGCACTCCGGGGTCGGCAAGACGACGCTGGTGGAGGCGCTGCTCGCGGCGACCGGCACGATCAGCCGTCCCGGCGCGGTCGCCGACGGCACCACCGTCTGCGACCACGACCCCGCCGCCGTACGCCAGCAGCGCTCGGTCGCCCTGGCCTGCGCCCCCCTGCTGCACGACGGCGTCAAGATCAACCTGCTGGACACTCCCGGCTACGCGGACTTCGTCGGTGAGCTGCGGGCCGGCCTGCGGGCCGCCGACGCCGCGCTGTTCGTCGTATCCGCCGTCGACGGCATGGACGCGGCCACCGCCGCGCTGTGGGAGGAGTGCGCCGCCGTCGACATGCCCCGCGCGGTCGCCGTGTCCCGGCTGGACCACCCGCGCGCCGACTTCGACGAGGCCGTGGCCCTGTGCCAACGGGTGTTCGGCGACAACGTGCTGCCGCTGTACCTGCCGATGCTCGGCGACGACGGCGTCTCCACGGTCGGCCTGCTCGGGCTGGTCAGCCGCCGGGTCTTCGACTACACCGCCGGCCTGCCGGCCGACGTGCGCGACCCCGACCCGGAGCACCTGCCGGCGATCGTCGAGTCCCGCAACGAGCTGATCGAGGGGATCATCGCCGAGAGCGAGGACGAGACCCTGCTGGACCGCTACCTCGCCGGTGAGGAGATCGGCACCGACATCCTGGTGGAGGACCTGGAGAAGGCCGTGGCGCGGGGCCACTTCTACCCGGTGGTGCCGGTGTGCGCCACCACCGGGGTCGGGCTGGACGTGCTGCTGGAGGTGCTGACCGCCGGGTTCCCGTCGCCGCTGGAGCACGACCTGCCCGCGGTCACCGGGGTGGACGGCTCCCCCCGGCCGCCGCTGAGCTGCGACCCGGGCGGCCCGCTGGTCGCCGAGGTGGTCAAGACCACGATCGACCGGCACGTCGGGCGGGTGTCCCTGGTGCGGGTCTTCTCCGGCACGCTGCGCCCCGAGCAGACCGTGCACGTCTGCGGGCACGGCATGGCCGACCGCGGCCACCCCGACCACGACGCGGACGAACGGGTCGGGCACCTGTACTCGCCGCTGGGTGCCGTCCTGCGCGAGGTGACGGCCTGCGTGGCTGGCGACATCTGCGCCATCACCAAGTCCGGCAGCGCGGAGACCGGCGACACCGTCTCGGCCAAGGACGATCCGCTGCTCATCGCCCCGTGGGAGATGCCCGAGCCGCTGCTGCCGGTGGCGATCGTGGCGAACACCCGCGCCGACGAGGACGCCCTGGCCCGCAACCTGGCCCGGCTGGTGGCCGGCGACCCGACGCTGCGGCTGGAACGCAACCCGCAGACGCACCAGCTGGTGCTGTGGTGCATGGGCGAGGCACACGCCGACGTCGTGCTCGACCGGTTGCGCGCCGGCGGGGTGGAGTTGCGGACCGAGCCGGTGAGGGTGGCGTTGCGCGAGACGTTCACCGGCCCGGCCTCGGGTCACGGCCGGCACGTCAAGCAGTCCGGCGGGCACGGGCAGTACGCCGTCTGCGACATCGAGGTGGAGCCGCTGCCCCGCGGGGCCGGGTTCGAGTTCGTCGACCGGATCGTCGGCGGGGCGGTGCCGCACCAGTACGTCCCCTCCGTGGAGAAGGGCGTCCGCGCCCAGCTGGAGCGCGGCCTCGTCGCCGGGTACGAGGTGGTCGACCTGCGGGTGACCCTGGTCGACGGCAAGGCGCACAGCGTCGACTCGTCGGACGCGGCCTTCCAGACGGCGGGCGCGCTGGCGCTGCGGGACGCGGCCGGGAAGGGCCAGCCGACCCTGCTGGAGCCCGTCGACGAGGTGCTGGTGCGGGTGCCCGACCACAACGTGGGCGCGGTGCTGGGCGACCTGTCCGGCCGGCGGGGCCGGGTGCTGGGCACCGAGGCGGACCCGGCCGCCGAGGGCCGCAGCCTGGTGCGGGCCGAGGTGCCCGCGACGGAGCTGCTGCGCTACGCCGTCGAGCTGCGGGCCCTGACCGCCGGCGCCGGCACCTTCCGCCGCCGGTTCGTCCGGTACGACCCGATGCCGCCCCACCTCGCGGACCAGCACCGCCACGACCACACGCCCTGA
- the pgsA gene encoding phosphatidylinositol phosphate synthase, whose product MAKIFQVSARAGMTRVVEPVARGLLRAGVTPNAVTVAGTLGVLVGALGFGARGHLVAGALIVTAFALTDLLDGTMARMSGGSTRFGAFLDSSMDRVADSAVFGAVAFYLATEGDRAGVAAALVCLAAGGLVSYVKARAEGLGMTCNVGIAERTERLLIVGVGGLLAGFGLDVALPIALWLLAAVSIFTVGQRMAHVHRQARQLPTAPGGQG is encoded by the coding sequence ATGGCGAAGATCTTCCAAGTGTCGGCCCGCGCGGGGATGACCCGTGTCGTCGAGCCGGTCGCGCGCGGTCTGCTCCGCGCCGGCGTCACCCCCAACGCGGTCACCGTGGCGGGCACCCTCGGGGTGCTCGTCGGCGCGCTCGGCTTCGGTGCCCGCGGTCACCTGGTCGCCGGGGCCCTGATCGTGACGGCCTTCGCGCTCACCGACCTGCTCGACGGGACGATGGCGCGGATGAGCGGCGGCTCCACCCGGTTCGGCGCGTTCCTCGATTCGAGTATGGACCGGGTCGCCGACAGCGCCGTGTTCGGCGCGGTGGCCTTCTACCTCGCCACCGAGGGCGACCGGGCGGGCGTGGCCGCCGCGCTGGTCTGCCTGGCGGCGGGTGGTCTGGTGTCCTACGTGAAGGCCCGCGCCGAGGGCCTCGGCATGACCTGCAACGTGGGCATCGCCGAGCGCACCGAGCGGCTGCTGATCGTCGGCGTCGGCGGCCTGCTCGCCGGTTTCGGCCTCGACGTGGCGTTGCCGATCGCGCTGTGGCTGCTCGCCGCCGTGTCGATCTTCACGGTGGGGCAGCGGATGGCCCACGTCCACCGCCAGGCACGGCAGCTTCCCACCGCCCCCGGCGGGCAGGGGTGA
- a CDS encoding phosphatidylinositol mannoside acyltransferase, producing MNLTELGYAAGWKLARTLPRPVVAAAFRAGADRAHRGDGAGTRRLRANLRRVVGPELPEAELDDLVRRGLRSYARYWMEAFRLPALSREQILAGFRLEQVDVLAADVAAGRGAVVALPHAGNWDAAGAWVAATGWPLTTVAERLKPAGVYERFVAFRQGLGMEILPTHGGQRPTFDVLVDRLRAGTVVPLLADRDLSARGVEVDFFGGRTRMPAGPALLALRTGAPLYVASMWYEPDAACASIEGPLPLPDESQGPLDVRVRSLTQRIADGLAAGIARNPQDWHMLQRMWLDQRGPGDDRPPSGSVDGQV from the coding sequence GTGAACCTCACCGAGCTGGGCTACGCCGCCGGGTGGAAGCTCGCCCGCACGCTGCCCCGGCCCGTCGTGGCCGCCGCCTTCCGGGCGGGCGCCGACCGTGCCCACCGCGGCGACGGCGCCGGCACCCGCCGGCTGCGTGCCAACCTGCGCCGGGTGGTCGGCCCCGAGCTGCCCGAGGCCGAGCTGGACGACCTGGTCCGCCGGGGCCTGCGTTCGTACGCCCGGTACTGGATGGAGGCGTTCCGGCTGCCCGCGCTGAGCCGGGAACAGATCCTCGCCGGGTTCCGGCTGGAGCAGGTCGACGTGCTCGCCGCCGACGTGGCCGCCGGACGGGGTGCCGTGGTGGCGCTGCCGCACGCCGGCAACTGGGACGCCGCCGGCGCGTGGGTGGCCGCCACGGGATGGCCGCTGACCACGGTGGCCGAGCGGCTCAAGCCGGCGGGCGTCTACGAGCGGTTCGTCGCCTTCCGGCAGGGCCTCGGCATGGAGATCCTGCCCACCCACGGGGGCCAGCGGCCGACGTTCGACGTGCTGGTCGACCGGCTGCGTGCCGGTACGGTGGTGCCGCTGCTGGCCGACCGGGACCTGTCCGCCCGGGGCGTGGAGGTCGACTTCTTCGGCGGGCGCACCCGGATGCCCGCCGGGCCGGCACTGCTGGCACTGCGCACCGGCGCGCCGCTGTACGTGGCCTCGATGTGGTATGAACCGGACGCCGCGTGTGCCTCCATCGAGGGGCCGCTGCCGCTGCCGGACGAGTCGCAGGGCCCGCTCGACGTGCGGGTCCGGTCGCTGACCCAGCGGATCGCCGACGGTCTCGCGGCGGGCATCGCCCGCAATCCGCAAGACTGGCACATGTTGCAACGGATGTGGCTGGACCAGCGCGGCCCGGGTGACGACCGCCCGCCGTCCGGGTCCGTCGACGGACAGGTCTGA
- a CDS encoding glycosyltransferase family 4 protein yields MRIGIVCPYSFDVPGGVQNHVMDLAEALIGLGHEVSVLAPADEESDLPPYVVPAGRAVPLPYNGSVARIAFGPVSTARVRRWITRGDFDVLHVHEPLTLSLSMLAVLSARGPVVATFHTAMTRSRVLAAAQGVLQIVLERITARIAVSALARKVQVEHMDGGAVEIPNGVTVARFAGVAPLPGWPGECGPGTGGSVGFLGRFTEARKGFPILRDAFVELARQRPGLRLLVAGPGDPDDLFGQFPTDLHDRVTFLGLVPEATKVRMLRSVDLYVAPNTGGESFGMILTEALAAGTTVVASDLDAFRRVLDGGRAGRLFPTGDAPALRAAVAELLDDPARRAELTACGDQVVANFDWPVVARRVVEVYAAAIEATDGRVIDQEWVGLA; encoded by the coding sequence GTGCGGATCGGCATCGTGTGCCCGTACTCCTTCGACGTCCCCGGCGGGGTGCAGAACCACGTCATGGACCTCGCGGAGGCGCTGATCGGGCTCGGCCACGAGGTGAGCGTCCTCGCCCCCGCCGACGAGGAGTCGGACCTGCCCCCGTACGTGGTGCCGGCGGGGCGGGCGGTGCCGCTGCCGTACAACGGGTCGGTGGCCCGGATCGCCTTCGGGCCGGTCTCCACCGCGCGGGTGCGGCGCTGGATCACCCGGGGCGACTTCGACGTGCTGCACGTGCACGAGCCGCTCACGCTCAGCCTGTCGATGCTGGCGGTGCTGTCGGCACGGGGCCCGGTGGTGGCCACCTTCCACACGGCGATGACCCGGTCCCGGGTGCTGGCCGCCGCCCAGGGGGTGCTCCAGATCGTGCTGGAGCGGATCACCGCCCGGATCGCGGTCAGCGCGCTGGCCCGCAAGGTGCAGGTGGAGCACATGGACGGCGGGGCCGTGGAGATTCCCAACGGCGTCACCGTGGCCAGGTTCGCCGGGGTCGCGCCGCTGCCCGGCTGGCCGGGGGAGTGCGGGCCGGGCACAGGGGGGTCGGTCGGTTTCCTCGGCCGGTTCACCGAGGCCCGCAAGGGCTTCCCGATCCTGCGCGACGCCTTCGTCGAACTGGCCCGGCAGCGCCCCGGCCTGCGGCTGCTGGTCGCCGGCCCCGGTGACCCCGACGACCTGTTCGGGCAGTTCCCGACCGACCTGCACGACCGGGTGACCTTCCTCGGGTTGGTGCCGGAGGCGACCAAGGTGCGCATGCTGCGTAGCGTGGACCTGTACGTCGCGCCCAACACCGGCGGGGAGTCGTTCGGGATGATCCTCACCGAGGCTCTCGCCGCCGGGACGACCGTGGTGGCCAGTGACCTGGACGCCTTCCGTCGGGTCCTCGACGGCGGACGGGCCGGGCGGCTGTTCCCCACCGGGGACGCGCCGGCTCTGCGCGCGGCGGTCGCCGAGCTGCTCGACGATCCCGCCCGTCGGGCCGAGCTGACGGCCTGCGGGGATCAGGTGGTGGCGAACTTCGACTGGCCCGTGGTCGCCCGCCGTGTCGTGGAGGTCTACGCGGCGGCGATCGAGGCGACCGACGGGCGGGTGATCGACCAGGAGTGGGTGGGGCTGGCCTGA
- the pdxS gene encoding pyridoxal 5'-phosphate synthase lyase subunit PdxS, with the protein MPETTASNSDASPVVGTARVKRGMAEMLKGGVIMDVVNAEQAKIAEDAGAVAVMALERVPADIRAQGGVSRMSDPDMIDGIIAAVSIPVMAKVRIGHFVEAQILQSLGVDYIDESEVLTPADYANHIDKWAYTVPFVCGATNLGEALRRITEGAAMIRSKGEAGTGDVSNATTHMRRIRQEIRRLQSLPEDELFVAAKELQAPYELVKEVAATGKLPVVLFTAGGIATPADAAMMMQLGAEGVFVGSGIFKSGNPAQRAAAIVKATTFHDDPDVLAKVSRGLGEAMVGINVDDIPQPHRLAERGW; encoded by the coding sequence GTGCCCGAAACCACTGCTTCGAACAGCGACGCCAGCCCTGTCGTCGGCACGGCCCGCGTCAAGCGCGGCATGGCCGAGATGCTCAAGGGTGGCGTGATCATGGACGTGGTCAACGCCGAGCAGGCCAAGATCGCTGAGGACGCCGGTGCCGTGGCCGTGATGGCGCTGGAGCGGGTGCCCGCCGACATCCGCGCCCAGGGCGGCGTGTCCCGGATGAGCGACCCCGACATGATCGACGGCATCATCGCCGCCGTCTCCATCCCGGTGATGGCCAAGGTCCGGATCGGCCACTTCGTCGAGGCGCAGATCCTCCAGTCCCTCGGCGTGGACTACATCGACGAGTCCGAGGTGCTGACCCCGGCCGACTACGCCAACCACATCGACAAGTGGGCGTACACCGTGCCCTTCGTCTGCGGGGCCACCAACCTGGGTGAGGCGTTGCGCCGGATCACCGAGGGCGCGGCCATGATCCGTTCGAAGGGCGAGGCCGGCACCGGCGACGTCTCCAACGCCACCACCCACATGCGCCGGATCCGGCAGGAGATCCGTCGACTCCAGTCGCTGCCGGAGGACGAGCTGTTCGTCGCGGCCAAGGAGCTCCAGGCCCCGTACGAGCTGGTCAAGGAGGTGGCGGCGACCGGCAAGCTGCCCGTCGTGCTGTTCACCGCGGGCGGCATCGCCACCCCGGCCGACGCGGCGATGATGATGCAGCTCGGCGCCGAGGGCGTCTTCGTCGGCTCGGGCATCTTCAAGTCGGGCAACCCCGCCCAGCGGGCCGCCGCGATCGTGAAGGCCACCACCTTCCACGACGATCCCGACGTGCTGGCCAAGGTGTCCCGCGGTCTGGGCGAGGCCATGGTCGGCATCAACGTCGACGACATCCCGCAGCCGCACCGGCTGGCCGAGCGCGGCTGGTGA
- the pdxT gene encoding pyridoxal 5'-phosphate synthase glutaminase subunit PdxT translates to MSDVPVIGVLALQGDVREHVAALAGAGARATAVRRPEELDAVDGLVIPGGESTTISKLADIFGMREPVDKRIAAGMPVYGSCAGMIMLATEVLDGRPDQRGFDGIAMTVRRNAFGRQVDSFEAPVEITGVGGGPFHAVFIRAPWVERVGAGVEVLGTVADGPAAGRVVAVRQGNLLATSFHPELTGDLRLHAYFVDLVRAAA, encoded by the coding sequence ATGAGCGACGTACCCGTCATCGGGGTGCTCGCCCTGCAGGGCGACGTCCGCGAGCACGTCGCGGCCCTGGCCGGCGCGGGCGCGCGGGCCACGGCGGTGCGCCGGCCCGAGGAACTGGACGCCGTCGACGGCCTGGTGATCCCGGGCGGCGAGTCGACCACCATCAGCAAGCTGGCCGACATCTTCGGCATGCGGGAGCCGGTCGACAAGCGGATCGCGGCGGGAATGCCCGTCTACGGCTCCTGCGCCGGCATGATCATGCTGGCCACCGAGGTGCTCGACGGCCGGCCCGACCAGCGTGGTTTCGACGGCATCGCGATGACCGTGCGGCGCAACGCGTTCGGCCGCCAGGTCGACTCGTTTGAGGCGCCGGTGGAGATCACCGGCGTCGGGGGTGGCCCGTTCCACGCGGTGTTCATCCGCGCGCCGTGGGTCGAGCGGGTCGGCGCCGGCGTCGAGGTGCTCGGCACGGTGGCCGACGGCCCGGCCGCCGGCCGGGTGGTGGCGGTCCGCCAGGGCAACCTGCTGGCCACGAGCTTCCACCCGGAGCTGACGGGCGATCTGCGCCTGCACGCGTACTTCGTCGACCTGGTCCGCGCCGCCGCCTGA
- a CDS encoding YebC/PmpR family DNA-binding transcriptional regulator, whose translation MSGHSKWATTKHKKAVIDAKRGKMFAKLIKNVEVAARTGGGDPAGNPTLFDAIQKAKKNSVPNDNIDRAVKRGSGLEAGGADWQTIMYEGYGPNGVAMLIECLTDNRNRAATEVRTALTRNGGSLADAGSVSYMFSRKGVVIVPKSDTSEDDVMMAVLDAGAEEVNDLGEAFEVISEPTDLIAVRTALQDAGIEYESAESSLIPSVNVPLDEEGARKIFKLIDVLEDCDDVQNVYANFDVSDEVMAAVG comes from the coding sequence ATGTCCGGCCACTCAAAGTGGGCGACGACCAAGCACAAGAAGGCGGTCATCGACGCCAAGCGCGGCAAGATGTTCGCCAAGCTCATCAAGAACGTCGAGGTGGCGGCTCGCACGGGCGGTGGTGACCCGGCGGGCAACCCGACCCTGTTCGACGCCATTCAGAAGGCCAAGAAGAACTCGGTTCCCAACGACAACATCGACCGCGCGGTCAAGCGCGGCTCCGGCCTGGAGGCCGGCGGCGCCGACTGGCAGACCATCATGTACGAGGGCTACGGCCCGAACGGCGTGGCCATGCTGATCGAGTGCCTGACCGACAACCGCAACCGCGCCGCCACCGAGGTGCGCACCGCGCTGACCCGCAACGGTGGATCGCTCGCCGACGCCGGCTCCGTGTCGTACATGTTCTCCCGCAAGGGCGTGGTGATCGTCCCCAAGTCGGACACCAGCGAGGATGACGTGATGATGGCCGTCCTCGACGCCGGTGCCGAGGAGGTCAACGACCTGGGTGAGGCGTTCGAGGTGATCTCCGAGCCGACCGACCTGATCGCCGTGCGCACGGCGCTGCAGGACGCGGGCATCGAGTACGAGTCGGCCGAGTCCTCGCTCATCCCCAGCGTGAACGTGCCGCTGGACGAGGAGGGCGCACGCAAGATCTTCAAGCTGATCGACGTGCTGGAGGACTGCGACGACGTGCAGAACGTCTACGCGAACTTCGACGTCAGCGACGAGGTGATGGCCGCCGTCGGCTGA
- a CDS encoding type II toxin-antitoxin system VapB family antitoxin, with amino-acid sequence MAKTLLDLDEDLLAEATAALGTATKKETVMEALRQAVESSRERRQRALADLQEVADEGGFQFDQLDDLDR; translated from the coding sequence ATGGCCAAGACCCTGCTGGACCTCGATGAGGATCTTCTGGCGGAGGCGACTGCCGCTCTGGGCACCGCCACCAAGAAGGAGACGGTGATGGAAGCCCTCCGGCAGGCGGTGGAGTCCAGCCGCGAGCGTCGGCAGCGGGCCTTGGCGGACCTCCAGGAGGTTGCCGACGAAGGTGGCTTCCAGTTCGACCAGCTTGACGATCTCGATCGATGA
- a CDS encoding PIN domain-containing protein produces the protein MKYLVDTSALVRMVRRQVDPLWFDLAARGLIAICDPVLVETLTIADAKAYDRVERGLRDVYPWVPVPDDAWQVVRAVRQELASQSAHQGLSVADHLVIAAAIRLKLVVLHQDADFETVARFVPQLSQERIT, from the coding sequence ATGAAGTACCTCGTCGACACGAGCGCCCTGGTCCGGATGGTCCGTCGCCAGGTCGATCCGCTGTGGTTCGACCTGGCGGCCCGTGGCCTGATCGCCATCTGTGATCCGGTGCTCGTGGAGACCCTCACCATCGCGGACGCCAAGGCGTACGACCGGGTGGAGCGCGGGCTTCGTGACGTGTATCCCTGGGTGCCGGTTCCGGACGATGCCTGGCAGGTCGTGCGGGCGGTGCGGCAGGAACTCGCCAGCCAGAGCGCCCACCAGGGCTTGTCCGTGGCGGATCACCTCGTGATTGCCGCCGCGATTCGTCTCAAGCTGGTGGTGCTCCACCAGGACGCCGACTTCGAGACCGTGGCCAGGTTCGTACCGCAACTGAGTCAGGAACGGATCACCTGA